The Myxococcota bacterium genome has a segment encoding these proteins:
- a CDS encoding MFS transporter, producing MSEAASEIAPTGAPPAPAPHLGPLRKLVFGLGDHTVNLSLSALSLLFFYFLTDVAGLRPALASAVVWGARIVDAITDPLVGRYSDSRTWRSGRRRPFFLIGMLPFAVCFALVWRTPFASQGAMFAYYLAVYVALSLATTILSVPYLALLPEMARDYDERTSLNAFRAGCAVVGTIFAMGMRVLADAWGSDADAYAAAGALFGVWLLLPWLAVHRVSFERPGAPRRVSPPLREGLRQLRSHRNFVRLCALFIAARIAVDLAGASLAYYTASWLREEQMTFAFYILTLLVSSIAALPLWLRFATRFDKHRLFAFGAGWWALLLVPMFLFVGPGTPRAAVYALIALIGIGYCAADLMPWAMIGEVIDEDELATGQRREGVYNGVFTFLRKIGGATGVLLMGLAFELTGYVARQPEQPESALLAIRVAATLAPAFFLAVAIAIASRYALSREAHAQVRAALDGAARSASPDAGR from the coding sequence GTGAGCGAGGCCGCCTCCGAGATCGCGCCGACCGGGGCGCCGCCCGCGCCGGCGCCCCACCTCGGCCCGCTGCGCAAGCTCGTGTTCGGCCTGGGCGACCACACCGTCAACCTGTCGCTGTCCGCGCTCTCGCTCCTGTTCTTCTACTTCCTCACCGACGTCGCCGGGCTGCGGCCGGCGCTCGCGTCCGCGGTCGTCTGGGGCGCGCGCATCGTCGATGCGATCACCGACCCGCTGGTCGGACGCTATTCGGACTCGCGGACGTGGCGCAGCGGCCGGCGGCGGCCCTTCTTCCTGATCGGGATGCTGCCGTTCGCCGTCTGCTTCGCCCTCGTCTGGCGCACGCCCTTCGCGTCGCAGGGCGCGATGTTCGCGTACTACCTCGCCGTCTACGTCGCGCTCTCGCTCGCGACGACGATCCTCTCGGTGCCCTACCTCGCGCTGCTGCCCGAGATGGCGCGCGACTACGACGAGCGCACGTCGCTGAACGCGTTCCGCGCGGGCTGCGCGGTGGTGGGGACGATCTTCGCGATGGGCATGCGCGTGCTCGCCGACGCCTGGGGCAGCGACGCGGACGCCTACGCCGCGGCGGGCGCCCTCTTCGGCGTCTGGCTGCTCCTGCCCTGGCTCGCCGTCCACCGCGTGAGCTTCGAGAGGCCGGGCGCGCCGCGCCGCGTGTCGCCGCCGCTGCGCGAGGGGCTCCGCCAGCTGCGCTCGCACCGCAACTTCGTGCGGCTGTGCGCATTGTTCATCGCGGCGCGGATCGCGGTCGACCTCGCCGGCGCGTCGCTCGCCTACTACACGGCGTCGTGGCTGCGCGAGGAGCAGATGACGTTCGCGTTCTACATCCTGACGCTGCTCGTCTCGTCGATCGCGGCGCTCCCGCTGTGGCTTCGCTTCGCGACGCGCTTCGACAAGCACCGGCTGTTCGCGTTCGGCGCGGGCTGGTGGGCGCTGCTGCTCGTCCCGATGTTCCTGTTCGTCGGGCCCGGGACGCCGCGCGCGGCGGTCTACGCGCTGATCGCGCTGATCGGCATCGGCTACTGCGCGGCCGACCTCATGCCGTGGGCGATGATCGGCGAGGTCATCGACGAGGACGAGCTCGCGACCGGGCAGCGCCGCGAGGGCGTGTACAACGGCGTGTTCACGTTCCTGCGCAAGATCGGCGGCGCGACCGGCGTGCTGCTGATGGGCCTCGCCTTCGAGCTGACGGGCTACGTCGCGCGGCAGCCCGAGCAGCCCGAGAGCGCGCTGCTCGCGATCCGCGTCGCGGCGACGCTCGCTCCCGCGTTCTTCCTCGCCGTCGCGATCGCGATCGCGTCGCGCTACGCGCTCTCGCGCGAGGCGCACGCGCAGGTGCGCGCGGCGCTCGACGGCGCCGCGCGGAGCGCGTCGCCCGACGCCGGACGCTAG